The Pseudomonadota bacterium genome window below encodes:
- a CDS encoding choice-of-anchor tandem repeat NxxGxxAF-containing protein → MSVWIALSLSVGLNPSIAGDSPQFSVVTEVIVSSGDPSPDGNGVFGDQFTPPVLNNSGQALFVASLLATTNPDPIDDLGLFRASSGAVNAMARGGDPSAAGNLLDLDVLRVAGQLTRRQLLGIDQAGEVAFLASDSDNQDAIYRSDGQAVSTVVQQGEDLPFGDNLRIGAAVLGFLMNDVGQLAYLLDSDTQNLLVRSDGLVTEAVFGTGQALPGANTLVALRAFGMNNGGEVIARLNVANDAFGHFVGDPSNIRLINQTGAAAPDGLGTFIVDPRLPAAINDSSAVALVGGVDDVTTDYVGVYLDEGTGLTELTRTGTGTVGGTLLAVASGLQLNDRGDLLYAILSSDNNRIQRLVMRRDGAVLSVASEGDLVIPAEGGLINSFNGYSLNDAGQVLISATVVRPGLPQALGLYLFDPQAGLTEVVRVGQSLAGGTITALGAALPLWPLEANTIGNAQNGLNDAGQVAFSYTLDSGENGVALSTVSIELLDMLFKDSFEALMP, encoded by the coding sequence ATGTCAGTTTGGATAGCGCTATCGCTCAGCGTGGGTTTGAACCCCTCAATCGCTGGAGATTCGCCGCAGTTCTCCGTGGTCACCGAAGTCATCGTTAGCTCCGGCGACCCGTCTCCCGACGGTAACGGCGTATTCGGAGATCAGTTTACGCCGCCGGTGCTGAACAACAGTGGTCAGGCTCTGTTTGTTGCCAGCTTGCTCGCGACCACCAACCCAGATCCGATCGATGATCTTGGCCTCTTCCGCGCCAGCTCGGGCGCGGTGAACGCCATGGCCCGCGGTGGCGATCCCTCGGCCGCTGGCAATCTTCTGGATCTGGATGTCCTGCGGGTGGCGGGCCAGCTTACGCGTCGTCAGCTGCTGGGGATTGACCAGGCTGGGGAGGTGGCTTTTCTCGCTTCCGACAGCGACAACCAGGACGCCATCTACCGTAGCGACGGACAAGCTGTCAGTACGGTAGTGCAGCAAGGTGAGGACCTGCCCTTCGGCGACAATCTGCGGATCGGCGCTGCGGTGCTGGGCTTTTTGATGAATGATGTCGGCCAGCTTGCCTACCTGCTGGACAGCGACACGCAGAACCTTTTGGTGCGCAGCGACGGTCTGGTCACCGAGGCCGTGTTCGGAACGGGACAGGCGCTGCCTGGGGCCAATACGCTGGTCGCACTGCGGGCTTTCGGTATGAACAACGGCGGCGAGGTGATTGCGCGGCTCAATGTGGCGAATGATGCCTTCGGCCATTTTGTCGGTGACCCGTCAAATATCCGATTGATTAACCAGACCGGCGCGGCAGCCCCGGACGGTCTCGGTACCTTTATCGTGGATCCGCGTCTTCCCGCGGCGATCAACGACAGCTCTGCGGTAGCGCTGGTCGGGGGCGTCGACGACGTCACGACCGATTATGTTGGTGTCTATCTGGATGAAGGTACCGGGCTGACGGAGCTAACCCGAACAGGCACCGGCACCGTAGGGGGCACTCTGCTGGCTGTGGCGTCAGGCCTCCAGCTCAACGACCGCGGCGACTTGCTCTATGCGATTCTGTCCTCCGACAACAACCGAATTCAGCGCCTGGTCATGCGTCGAGACGGCGCTGTGCTGTCGGTTGCCAGTGAAGGCGATCTGGTTATCCCGGCGGAAGGCGGGCTGATCAATAGCTTTAACGGCTATAGCCTGAATGACGCCGGCCAGGTGCTGATCTCTGCCACGGTGGTCCGGCCCGGGCTGCCGCAGGCTCTCGGCCTCTATCTTTTTGACCCGCAGGCTGGACTGACCGAAGTGGTCAGAGTCGGTCAGTCGCTGGCAGGGGGCACCATCACCGCGCTGGGCGCCGCACTGCCGCTTTGGCCACTGGAGGCGAACACGATCGGCAATGCACAAAACGGTCTCAATGATGCTGGACAGGTGGCATTCTCGTATACGCTGGACAGCGGCGAAAACGGGGTGGCGTTGTCAACGGTCAGCATCGAGCTGCTCGATATGCTGTTCAAAGACAGTTTTGAGGCGCTGATGCCCTAG
- a CDS encoding pyridoxal-dependent decarboxylase produces the protein MEKLLQETAHRAADYLKDNRDRSVAPSPEAVHALAALDEALPEEPAEPETVLALLDDIVSPATVCMTGPRFFGFVIGGALPATVAASWLATAWDQNAALHNVTPGPAILEQVALNWVLELLDFAPDCGGALVTGATVANFTALAAARNQVLTQAGWDVEADGLCGAPEITVLAGEEAHPSMLKSLGMLGLGRNRVVRVAVDDQGRMRADRLPKITGPTIVCTQAGNVNTGAFDPIGDICAAVQPAGAWVHVDAAFGLWVGAVPSLQGLCPGLADADSWATDCHKMLNVPYDCGLALVRDPKPLQRAMAITADYLPTTSTERNPSDFTPELSRRARGVEVWAALRSLGRSGLVQMVEDMCRHASRFATGLTDAGFEILNEVEFNQVLVSFGSSEQTLTVVKAVQQDGTCWCGSTVWQGQTAMRISVCCWATADQDVELSIAAITRCARAVWSQ, from the coding sequence ATGGAAAAACTGCTGCAGGAGACGGCACATCGGGCTGCTGACTACCTAAAAGACAACCGTGATCGCTCCGTCGCCCCATCGCCGGAGGCGGTCCACGCCTTGGCGGCCCTGGACGAGGCGCTGCCGGAGGAGCCTGCTGAGCCAGAGACGGTGCTCGCCCTGCTGGACGACATTGTCTCGCCGGCGACGGTATGCATGACCGGACCACGGTTTTTTGGGTTTGTGATCGGCGGTGCTCTACCGGCGACGGTGGCCGCCAGCTGGCTTGCGACAGCTTGGGATCAGAACGCCGCCCTTCACAACGTGACGCCGGGTCCCGCGATTCTTGAGCAGGTTGCGCTGAACTGGGTGTTGGAGCTGCTCGACTTTGCTCCGGACTGCGGTGGCGCGCTGGTGACGGGTGCGACGGTGGCAAACTTCACGGCCTTGGCCGCAGCCCGAAACCAGGTGCTGACCCAAGCGGGCTGGGATGTTGAAGCTGACGGCCTCTGCGGCGCGCCAGAGATCACGGTGCTTGCCGGAGAAGAAGCTCATCCGTCGATGCTGAAATCGCTGGGCATGCTTGGCCTGGGTCGCAATCGGGTGGTTCGTGTGGCGGTTGATGACCAAGGCCGGATGCGAGCTGACCGCCTACCGAAAATCACCGGCCCGACGATCGTCTGCACGCAGGCCGGGAACGTCAACACCGGCGCGTTCGACCCGATCGGCGACATCTGCGCCGCCGTTCAGCCGGCCGGCGCCTGGGTGCATGTCGACGCAGCCTTTGGACTTTGGGTCGGCGCAGTGCCGTCGCTCCAGGGCCTGTGCCCTGGGCTTGCCGACGCCGATTCCTGGGCCACCGACTGTCACAAGATGCTCAACGTTCCCTATGATTGTGGGCTGGCCCTGGTTCGTGATCCGAAGCCGCTGCAGCGGGCGATGGCCATCACGGCTGACTACCTGCCGACAACATCAACGGAAAGAAACCCCTCTGACTTCACGCCCGAGCTGTCGCGCCGGGCCCGCGGCGTTGAGGTGTGGGCGGCGCTAAGATCGCTAGGTCGATCTGGACTTGTGCAGATGGTCGAGGACATGTGCCGTCACGCCAGTCGTTTCGCCACGGGACTTACAGACGCCGGTTTCGAGATTCTAAATGAAGTTGAGTTCAACCAGGTGCTGGTGAGCTTCGGCAGCAGCGAGCAAACGCTGACGGTCGTGAAAGCCGTGCAGCAGGACGGGACGTGCTGGTGCGGCAGCACCGTTTGGCAGGGTCAGACCGCGATGCGGATCAGCGTTTGCTGCTGGGCCACTGCGGACCAAGACGTTGAGCTGAGCATCGCTGCCATCACGCGCTGCGCAAGAGCCGTGTGGAGTCAGTGA